In a single window of the Coffea eugenioides isolate CCC68of chromosome 3, Ceug_1.0, whole genome shotgun sequence genome:
- the LOC113766997 gene encoding NADPH-dependent oxidoreductase 2-alkenal reductase-like isoform X1: protein MAEVEIVKNKQVLLRDYVSDFPKESDMIISTDSTISLKVPQGSNGVLVKNLYLSSDPFMRRFMQVSQPARSKTGFIPYTPGSPINGFGVAKVVDSGHPNFKKGDLVWGITQWEEYSLIAEPDSLFKIEHTDVPISYYIGLLGMPGLTAYAGFFEVCKPEKGEKVFVSSASGAVGLIVGQFAKLLGCYVVGSAGSKEKVDLLKNKFGFDDAFDYKQEHDLDAALKRYLFCLASTECFPEGIDIYFENVGGKMLDAVLLNMRMNGRIAACGMISQYYSDKPEGVSNMMWIIYKRVYIKGFSVFDYYHQYSKFLDTILPHVREKKITYVEDIIEGLENGPKALIDFFNGRSVGKQLVVVARE from the exons ATGGCAGAAGTTGAGATAGTGAAGAACAAGCAGGTGCTGCTGAGAGATTATGTTAGTGATTTCCCCAAAGAATCAGATATGATCATCAGCACAGACAGCACTATAAGCTTGAAAGTGCCACAAGGATCAAATGGAGTGCTGGTTAAGAATCTGTACCTGTCAAGTGACCCGTTTATGCGCCGTTTCATGCAAGTGTCTCAGCCTGCTCGTAGTAAAACTGGCTTTATTCCTTACACCCCTGGCTCA CCAATAAATGGGTTTGGGGTTGCCAAAGTAGTGGATTCAGGGCATCCAAACTTCAAGAAAGGTGATCTGGTATGGGGTATAACACAATGGGAAGAATACAGTCTCATAGCAGAACCTGACTCTCTTTTCAAGATTGAGCATACTGATGTACCTATTTCCTACTATATAGGACTGCTCG GTATGCCTGGTCTTACTGCCTATGCTGGATTCTTTGAGGTTTGCAAAccagaaaaaggagaaaaggttTTCGTATCTTCAGCATCCGGGGCAGTTGGTCTGATCGTTGGACAATTTGCAAAATTGTTAGGTTGCTATGTTGTTGGAAGTGCTGGAAGCAAAGAAAAG GTTGATCTTCTCAAGAACAAGTTTGGATTTGATGATGCTTTCGATTACAAGCAAGAACACGACTTGGATGCTGCTCTGAAAAGGTATCTATTCTGTTTGGCCTCAACTGA gTGCTTCCCTGAAGGGATTGATATCTATTTTGAAAATGTTGGAGGAAAGATGCTAGATGCTGTGCTCCTCAACATGAGAATGAATGGTCGAATTGCTGCTTGTGGAATGATCTCACAGTACTACTCTGACAAACCTGAAGGAGTATCCAATATGATGTGGATTATTTACAAGCGAGTGTACATAAAAGGATTTTCTGTGTTTGATTATTACCATCAATACTCAAAATTTTTGGACACTATATTGCCTCACGTCCGCGAGAAAAAGATAACCTATGTTGAAGACATTATTGAAGGTCTTGAAAATGGTCCTAAAGCCCTTATAGATTTCTTCAATGGCCGCAGTGTTGGGAAACAGCTAGTTGTTGTTGCTCGTGAATGA
- the LOC113766997 gene encoding NADPH-dependent oxidoreductase 2-alkenal reductase-like isoform X2, whose amino-acid sequence MAEVEIVKNKQVLLRDYVSDFPKESDMIISTDSTISLKVPQGSNGVLVKNLYLSSDPFMRRFMQVSQPARSKTGFIPYTPGSPINGFGVAKVVDSGHPNFKKGDLVWGITQWEEYSLIAEPDSLFKIEHTDVPISYYIGLLGMPGLTAYAGFFEVCKPEKGEKVFVSSASGAVGLIVGQFAKLLGCYVVGSAGSKEKVDLLKNKFGFDDAFDYKQEHDLDAALKRCFPEGIDIYFENVGGKMLDAVLLNMRMNGRIAACGMISQYYSDKPEGVSNMMWIIYKRVYIKGFSVFDYYHQYSKFLDTILPHVREKKITYVEDIIEGLENGPKALIDFFNGRSVGKQLVVVARE is encoded by the exons ATGGCAGAAGTTGAGATAGTGAAGAACAAGCAGGTGCTGCTGAGAGATTATGTTAGTGATTTCCCCAAAGAATCAGATATGATCATCAGCACAGACAGCACTATAAGCTTGAAAGTGCCACAAGGATCAAATGGAGTGCTGGTTAAGAATCTGTACCTGTCAAGTGACCCGTTTATGCGCCGTTTCATGCAAGTGTCTCAGCCTGCTCGTAGTAAAACTGGCTTTATTCCTTACACCCCTGGCTCA CCAATAAATGGGTTTGGGGTTGCCAAAGTAGTGGATTCAGGGCATCCAAACTTCAAGAAAGGTGATCTGGTATGGGGTATAACACAATGGGAAGAATACAGTCTCATAGCAGAACCTGACTCTCTTTTCAAGATTGAGCATACTGATGTACCTATTTCCTACTATATAGGACTGCTCG GTATGCCTGGTCTTACTGCCTATGCTGGATTCTTTGAGGTTTGCAAAccagaaaaaggagaaaaggttTTCGTATCTTCAGCATCCGGGGCAGTTGGTCTGATCGTTGGACAATTTGCAAAATTGTTAGGTTGCTATGTTGTTGGAAGTGCTGGAAGCAAAGAAAAG GTTGATCTTCTCAAGAACAAGTTTGGATTTGATGATGCTTTCGATTACAAGCAAGAACACGACTTGGATGCTGCTCTGAAAAG gTGCTTCCCTGAAGGGATTGATATCTATTTTGAAAATGTTGGAGGAAAGATGCTAGATGCTGTGCTCCTCAACATGAGAATGAATGGTCGAATTGCTGCTTGTGGAATGATCTCACAGTACTACTCTGACAAACCTGAAGGAGTATCCAATATGATGTGGATTATTTACAAGCGAGTGTACATAAAAGGATTTTCTGTGTTTGATTATTACCATCAATACTCAAAATTTTTGGACACTATATTGCCTCACGTCCGCGAGAAAAAGATAACCTATGTTGAAGACATTATTGAAGGTCTTGAAAATGGTCCTAAAGCCCTTATAGATTTCTTCAATGGCCGCAGTGTTGGGAAACAGCTAGTTGTTGTTGCTCGTGAATGA
- the LOC113766997 gene encoding NADPH-dependent oxidoreductase 2-alkenal reductase-like isoform X3, with amino-acid sequence MAEVEIVKNKQVLLRDYVSDFPKESDMIISTDSTISLKVPQGSNGVLVKNLYLSSDPFMRRFMQVSQPARSKTGFIPYTPGSPINGFGVAKVVDSGHPNFKKGDLVWGITQWEEYSLIAEPDSLFKIEHTDVPISYYIGLLGEKVFVSSASGAVGLIVGQFAKLLGCYVVGSAGSKEKVDLLKNKFGFDDAFDYKQEHDLDAALKRCFPEGIDIYFENVGGKMLDAVLLNMRMNGRIAACGMISQYYSDKPEGVSNMMWIIYKRVYIKGFSVFDYYHQYSKFLDTILPHVREKKITYVEDIIEGLENGPKALIDFFNGRSVGKQLVVVARE; translated from the exons ATGGCAGAAGTTGAGATAGTGAAGAACAAGCAGGTGCTGCTGAGAGATTATGTTAGTGATTTCCCCAAAGAATCAGATATGATCATCAGCACAGACAGCACTATAAGCTTGAAAGTGCCACAAGGATCAAATGGAGTGCTGGTTAAGAATCTGTACCTGTCAAGTGACCCGTTTATGCGCCGTTTCATGCAAGTGTCTCAGCCTGCTCGTAGTAAAACTGGCTTTATTCCTTACACCCCTGGCTCA CCAATAAATGGGTTTGGGGTTGCCAAAGTAGTGGATTCAGGGCATCCAAACTTCAAGAAAGGTGATCTGGTATGGGGTATAACACAATGGGAAGAATACAGTCTCATAGCAGAACCTGACTCTCTTTTCAAGATTGAGCATACTGATGTACCTATTTCCTACTATATAGGACTGCTCG gagaaaaggttTTCGTATCTTCAGCATCCGGGGCAGTTGGTCTGATCGTTGGACAATTTGCAAAATTGTTAGGTTGCTATGTTGTTGGAAGTGCTGGAAGCAAAGAAAAG GTTGATCTTCTCAAGAACAAGTTTGGATTTGATGATGCTTTCGATTACAAGCAAGAACACGACTTGGATGCTGCTCTGAAAAG gTGCTTCCCTGAAGGGATTGATATCTATTTTGAAAATGTTGGAGGAAAGATGCTAGATGCTGTGCTCCTCAACATGAGAATGAATGGTCGAATTGCTGCTTGTGGAATGATCTCACAGTACTACTCTGACAAACCTGAAGGAGTATCCAATATGATGTGGATTATTTACAAGCGAGTGTACATAAAAGGATTTTCTGTGTTTGATTATTACCATCAATACTCAAAATTTTTGGACACTATATTGCCTCACGTCCGCGAGAAAAAGATAACCTATGTTGAAGACATTATTGAAGGTCTTGAAAATGGTCCTAAAGCCCTTATAGATTTCTTCAATGGCCGCAGTGTTGGGAAACAGCTAGTTGTTGTTGCTCGTGAATGA